The Peptostreptococcaceae bacterium genome segment ACTATAGTCTCGACATGTTTAGAATCCGTTAACATATCTATAATTTAATAAGTCACTATTATAAGTAAATAAAGGAACCTCATAATGAGATTCCTTTACTATTAATTCGTCTAATCAATTTGATATTTTTGTTATTTTTCTAAAAGGCAGTCAAAAGGCAGTCACGCGACTACTTTTAGGGTGCTAAACTCAGTAAATTCAATGGTTACAGTGTTTCTATTCTCTATTCCCACTCTATGGTCGAAGGCGGTTTGCTCGTTATGTCGTACACGATTCTATTTACACCGTCAACTTCGTTTACTATTCGGTTTGATATTTTCTCAAGCACGTCGTATGGAATGCGCGCCCAGTCAGATGTCATTCCGTCTGTGGATGTTACTGCGCGAATGCCAACAGTATGCACGTAAGTCCTTCCGTCGCCCATTACTCCAACGGACTTGATGTTTGGAAGCACTGTGAAGTACTGCCATATATGCCTCTCAAGGCCTGCTTTCTTTATTTCCTCTCTAAGAATAGCATCTGATTCACTGACGATTTCAATCTTCTCGTCTGTAATTTCTCCCAAAATCCTTATGGCGAGTCCCGGTCCCGGGAATGGCTGTCTCCAAACTATCTCGTCCGGAATCATTAGGCCCTCGCCAACGCGTCTAACCTCGTCCTTGAAGAGTTGTCTAAGCGGCTCGATTATCTCAAAGTCAACATCATCGGGGAGTCCCCCAACATTGTGATGGCTTTTTATAACCTCTGCCGTATCGGTTCCGCTTTCTATTACATCGGGATATACCGTTCCCTGAAGCAGATACTCCATCTTTCCAAGCTTTTCGGATTCCTCTTCGAAGACCCTTATGAATTCCTCTCCAATTATCTTACGCTTCTTTTCGGGATCGGATACGCCTTTGAGTTTGCCGAGAAAACGATCCTGGGCGTTGACCCTTATGAGCTTCATATGGTAGGTGTCCCTGAAGACCTGTTCCACTTGGTCTCCTTCGTCTTTCCTGAGCAGACCGTGGTCTACGAAAACACAGGTCAGTTGGTCGCCTATGGCTCTTTGAACCAGCACCGCTGCCACAGAGGAATCGACTCCTCCTGAAAGCGCGCATAGGACCCTCTTTTTTCCCACTTTTTCTTTTATCTCTTTTATGCTTTTTTCTATGAAATCCTTCATATTCCAGTCTCCCGTACATCCGCAGATCTCGTACAGGAAGTTCTTTATGAGTTTTCTTCCGAAGGCAGTATGCTCAACTTCCGGATGGAACTGAACTCCGTAGAGTTTTTTCGCTTCGTTCTTCATTGCCGCGACCGGACAATTGTCAGTCTTTGCCGTAACCGTAAATCCTTCAGGGGTTTTTTCAACAAAATCAGTATGGCTCATCCAACCGATTGACCCGGATTCAATCTCCCAAAAAAAATCATCCTGCTCTAAAATTTCAATTTTCACTTTGCCGTATTCCCTCTGTCTAGCTTTTGAGACCTTGCCTCCAAAGGTTTGCGCCATAAGCTGTCCGCCATAGCATATTCCAAGTACAGGAATCCCAAGCTCGAATATTTCCCTGGAAATACTCGGAGCACCCTCCTCGTAGACACTTGCCGGTCCGCCTGTGAAGATAATTCCTTTCGGATTTCTTTCCTTTATAACCTCTATTGATGTTTTATACGACATGACTTCGCAATATACATTGGTCTCTCTGACCCTTCTTGCAATAAGCTGGTTGTATTGACCTCCGAAGTCGATGACCAGAATAAGATCTCTTTCCATTAACATGTTACCTCCAGTTGTTTATTCATCCACCGATACGCTATAGTTCGGTGCTTCCTTGACTATATACACATCGTGGGGATGACTTTCCTTAAGCCCCGCACCTGTAATTCTAATGAATTTTCCATCATTAATCAAGTCTTGAATGGAAGGTGTCCCGCAATAACCCATTCCGGACTTGAGTCCGCCAATAAGTTGGAAAACGATTTCCCCCAAATAGCCTTTGAATGGAACGCGACCCTCGATGCCTTCCGGTACGAATTTCTTAGCATTTTCCTGGAAGTACCTGTCTTTGCTTCCCGCCTTCATAGCGGCCAAAGAACCCATGCCTCTGTATGCCTTGAAGCGCCTGCCTCTGTAAAGCACGGTTTCGCCCGGACTTTCTTCGGTCCCTGCAAACAAAGAACCCATCATGCAAACCTGAGCCCCTGCGGCTATTGCCTTTACGATATCTCCCGAAAATTTTATTCCGCCATCGGCGATAATCGGTATTCCATATTTTGCTGCGGCTTTTGCGCAATCGTAGATTGCCGTGATTTGCGGAACCCCTATTCCGGCAATGACGCGCGTCGTACATATTGAACCCGGTCCGATTCCGACCTTGACGGCGTCCGCACCCGCTTCAATTAGGGATTCTGTAGCTTCAGCCGTTGCAACATTTCCTACAATCAGTTGCAGCTCGGGGAATGTTCTCTTTATTTGTTTTGTCGCATCAAAAACACCCTTTGAATGTCCATGGGCAGTATCAACGACAATAACATCAACCCCGGCCTTCACAAGTGCTTCGACTCTCTCCATTACATTTCCCGTCACGCCGACAGCCGCTCCGCAAAGAAGCCTTCCGCTTTCATCGGTAGCACGGTTAGGATACTTTATGGCTTTCTCAATATCCTTTATGGTTATAAGCCCTTTCAAGTGTCCTGTTTCATCTACTATCGGAAGCTTTTCGATCTTCCACTTTTTAAGTATGTTTTCGGCTTCCTTCATGGAAGTGCCTTCCTTGGCTGTTATTAGTCTATCCTTTGTCATTACATCTTTAATTACAACTTCGGGATCGTTTTCGAAACGAACGTCTCTATTGGTGAGAATGCCTACAAGTATGTTTTTTTCATCGGTTATGGGGACTCCGGATATATGATATCTGCTCATTAGTTCGAGTGCGTCCTCAAGTTTGTGATTCGGAGAAAGATAGAAAGGATCTGTAATTACGCCGTGCTCGCTTCTTTTTACCTTGTCCACCTCCATTGCCTGCGCTTCGATGGACATATTTTTATGGATGATTCCAATGCCTCCCTCTCTGGCCATTGAAATAGCCATTTTAGCCTCGGTAACAGTATCCATTCCGGCACTCATGAGGGGTATGTTCAGCTTTATGCTCTTGGTCAATTGCGTTTTCAAATCAACCTGTCCCGGCAGAACCTCGGACTTCTGCGGCACCAATAGAACATCATCAAATGTGAGACCTTCTTTTAAAAATTTTTCTTCCATATCGACCATCCTTTCTATTATTTTGGGAATACGAAAAAAATCCAGAACAATTTCGAGTGAAATTATTCCGGATTCATGCATCAAATAACTTCACTTGTAGTCAGACAATTTACGGTTGACCGGTAGAAACTCATGGACCATATCTCCATTATTATACAAGTGTTTATATCTTTCTAAATCTATTATGTTGTTAACTAAAATATCAGATATAGTTTTGTTTGTCAACCGCAAACTGTTCAGATAAAGTACATACTTTTCCGCTGTACCCGTAGGAGAAGAAATCCCCATTGAGCTATATAAAACCTCCGCACAATTGCTCGCCTTTATTTACATGTTGAAAAAAGGCGATGCATAGCAAATGCTACAGCTTTGATTCAATTGCCTTTATTGTCTCATCCAGCACCTTTATGCGTGCGTAGTACTTGTCCACCGATTCTATTATAACCCAAGGCGCAAAGGATGTGCTCGTCCTAAGGAGCATTTCATCCACAGCCTCTGAATACTCATCCCATTTTTTTCTGTTTTTCCAGTCGTCCTCTGTTATCTTCCAAGACTTCAAGGGGTCGCTTTGCCTTTCCTCGAAGCGACGCAGCTGCTCTTCCTTGTCTATCTCGAGCCAAAACTTTCTGATTACCGTTCCTGCATTGGCCAAGTTTTCCTCCATCTCGTTTATTTCCTTGAATGAACGCTTCCATTCCTCCCTAGAACATAATCCTTCCACCCTCTCGACCAAAACACGTCCGTACCAGCTACGATCGAATATTGCGATATGACCGGTCTTTGGCATCTCGTTCCAAAACCTCCAGAGATAGTGGTGTCCCCTCTCATTCTCGTTTGGAGCAGAAACCGGTATAACTTCGTATCCTCTCGGGTCAAGCCTCCGGGTAAGTCGTTTTATGTTTCCGCCCTTTCCTGCGGCGTCCCAACCCTCGTAGGCAAGCACAACTGGTATCTTGCGCCTATATATCTCATAACCCAGTTCACTGATGCGTTTCTGCTTTTCCCTCCGCTGTTTCTTGTATTCTTTCTTTTCAAGCGACACAGTCAAATCCACCGACTTCAATATTGATGCATTCATTTCCGCCATTGGATAGATATTTTTTTCATTATTCGGAGCCGCCTCTTCTTTTGGAGCCTCGGCAAGCGCTAGACGCTTCTCAAGAACCTTTAGCACTGTAAAATACATCTTTGCCGCAGCAAATCGCCTGTTCGTGCCTTCTATTATCGTCCATTGGGCGTACTCATTGTCAGTTTCACGGATGGTCTCTTCAACAGCCTTAAGATATTCATCATAGTTATTGTTCTGTTTCCAATCCTTTTTTGTAACCCTCCAGCTGGTGGCTTCTTTAGATTCCAACTTCTTGAAGCGCTTCTTCTGTTCCTCCTTGGATATGTGAATGAATAACTTTATGACTACATAACCGTCGTCTGTCAGTTGGCGCTCAAATGAACGTATTTCTCCATAGGCTTCGACCAATTTCCTGCTGTCAATACTTTTGTTTATCCTCTCTTCAAATGTCCTATGGTACCAACTCTTGTCAAAAACAGCCAAAACTCCACGCGTTGGTATCTTCTTCCAAAAACGCTGCAAGTAAGGCATGCGAAGCTCATCGCATTGCGGATCACCAATTGTATGTACCGAAAACCCACGCGGATCCATTGGCAGTATCATCTGGTTTATGAGGGAACCCTTTCCCGCTGCGTCCCATCCCTCGAAAACAACGATTACCGGAATATTTTTTTCCTTCAATCTCCTCTGGATAGCACCGATTCTCGACTCATATGTCTTTTCGGCCTCTTTGTATTCGCTTTTCGACAAATCCTTGTTCAATTCTATTTTCTCAAACATTTGACTCCCCTTTCCGAATATCATTTAATTTAATTTTACCCATTCGTCTTAATGCTCAAACCCGGCAAAAATCGCAAATGAATGAATGAGGCTCGTCTCTATGATATTAATAGAAGATACACCTCTTGACGAAATACGATTCATACTCTTTGGAGAAAGCGATTTCAAAATATATGAAAGCAATTATAGAAACATTTTCAATCTTTACTAATTATATGATCATATTTATCTGAATTTTCTGTTATATTGTTTGCCTTTTTTAAATCTGGGTAATATTAATTAATATATAATTATTATATCAATTGATAAAAGAGAGGTGATGAAAATGACTAACTACATTGTCCGGTTCAAAAGCATGTCAGATTTAAAGAAATACACAAAGATATTGCGCAAAGAAAAAGGTGTAAAGGGACGCATGCAGGTAGTTTCTGATAGAAAGGAATATGATCGCGAGAAAGAAAATTATGTTTCCGGCGTAATGCTGGGAAAATACAATGAGGTTTCAGCATTACACATTGCCTACGCAAAAAGCGGAATGATTATCGGAGCAATCGTTGGAGGCGTTTCATCCCTCATGGCAGTATACCTCGGGCTCAATTCCGTATCTTTAACAACTATTCCGGTAGTTGTATCCCTTGTGATCGTTTTCTACGGAGCAACCGTCGGTTCATTGATTGGGCTAATGATTGGAAATATGTTCAAGCATCGTGAAGAAAGCTCATATAATGGAGAATACACACTCTTCATAAGTGATGTGGAAGAAAACAAGCGGGATGTCATAGTCCAAAATGCCGAAAAAAACAACTCATATGAAATCAAAGAATATGGTCTCACATTTTAGTTTTACAACCAACAAATGCCCGGCGATATTGAACTGACCCATATCAAATAGACAAATAATTAAATTAAACTTATGCCCAAAGTGCTTGGTTTCGATATTCCATCGGAGCTAAGCACTTTAATCTTTTTTTGAAAACGCCCTTCGTTCCACGCAGCAAGATACGCGATGCACGGCCAAACTTCATCATGCTCCAGAAGTAAATTCATACATTGCTCGCTCTCGCTCTTTTTACCGCAAAAATCGAGGTGTCCGCATAAAGCGTACATAGCGATCACATAATTCAGGTCGTCCTGCTCCTGCCTAAGCGCTGATGCGGCTTGTTCCCATGAGCTTTCTCCGCACAATACCGAAACGGCAAGCAGATAGGCCGTATGGTGCCCAACCTTCATATCGGCATGATAGTATTTAAGCATAGTGGCTTCCCGACCGGCACGAAGACAGCTGAGGGTATGCCAGTATATGACCGCTATTGCCATCTCATCGCCGCAGGGCAGGCATTCCGTAAACCAATCCATCGCCCTTCCGTAATCGTTTTGCAGATAACAGGCGATGCCAAGCGGATATGCAACCATTTTTCTGTCAGCGCCAAGTTCGAGGCAGCGCCGGTAGCCTGCCATAGCTACTTCAAAATGCCGAAGCGTCAAATCAGTTCCAGCCATGCTGTAAAACAGCTTCCAGTCGTCCGTGCGGATACGAGCGGCATTTTGATAGGCTTGCACCGCTTCCCGAAAACGATATTGCTTGGCGAGCGCATTGCCAAGATGAAAGCGACTCAGATAATCATCCGATTCCCGAAGCCAGAACATATCTCCGGTATCTTCGACAGTGCAGGGCTCATTGCCAAGCTGAGTGTTCAAAGGAGCTCGTATTTGTTCCGCCATCACTGCTCCTCAATCATCCGGATCACTTCCGTGATGCTAACGTCCTTTTCCTTTGCAATTCTTGAAAGATCGTCATACTCGTACTTAAAGCGGCTCACACCGTATCCAACGGAATCCTTGCGCCGCACTACACCGTATGGAGTTTGCAGGGGCGTTATACTGCGCTCCAGCTCATATCGATTACAAACGACTTCTCGTATGCCGATAGTTGTGGTGTACTTGAATACAGCTCTCACTACAGTTTCCTTATCCTGTTCACGGCACAGTATGCGGATAAGCGTTCCCGGACGGGATTTTTTCATGCCGACTGGCACGGTAAAGACTTCAAGCGCACCGGCATCAAAGAGCCTGCCCATCGCAAAGCCGATTTCCTCTGCGGTCATATCGTCCACATTGCAGTTGAGCTCAAGTACCCGGTCACACTGATCCGCAGTTTCACCAAGCAAAGCCCGCACACAGTTTGCCGCTTCAAAATCCTTCTTGCCCATGCCATAGCCGATAGTTTTTGTCTTTATAACAGGCATATCACCGAAGGATGTTGCAAAATACTTCAGCAGCGCAGCTCCGGTGGGTGTGCAAAGCTCGCCCTTGATTCCGCCGCCGTATATCGGCACATCGCGCAGGATATATGCTGTTGCTGGTGCGGGGACAGGCAGAATACCGTGCGCACAGCGCACATGACCGCTGCCCACATGGACAGGAGAGACTATGACCTGCTTGGGAGCAAGCTTCTCCATCAAAAGGCAGACCGCCGTGATATCCGCGATAGCATCCATTGTTCCAACTTCATGGAAATGGATATCGGAAACTGGTACGCCGTGCGCATGGCTTTCCGCTTCAGCAATCATGGCATAGACAGCCAGAACATCCGCCCTCACCTTGAGCGAGAGCTTCAAGTCCTTAATAATACACTCAATTTCGTGCATCCCGCTGTGATGATGCGACTGCCCGGCATTCAGCGCGTGTTCATGTTCTTGGTCATGGGTGTGTTCATGTTCTTGGTCATGATCGTGATGGTGTTCATGTCCGTGCAAGTCTCCGGCTTCTTCCTCCTCGCCGTCAACGGTCACGGTGACGTGCGTGCCGGTGATGCCGCATTTTATGGATAATTCTTTTTTTACTTCAACGCCCGGAATGCCAAGACCGTTCAGTTCGGCAAGGAAGGCTTCCTGATCGGGCAGAAGCTCCAACAAGGCAGCCGTCAGCATATCCCCGGCTGCGCCCATACCGCAATCAAAATATAGTGCTTTCATTTCACTTTCGCCTCCATATGATTGATCATGCTTGCCATATACCCAGCTCCGAAGCCATTATCTATGTTGACGACAGACACGCCACTTGCGCAGGAGTTGAGCATTGACAGCAGCGCGGATATTCCACCGAAGGACGCACCATAGCCAACGCTCGTGGGCACGGCAATCACCGGGCAGTCGGCAAGCCCACCGATCACGCTGGCAAGTGCGCCCTCCATGCCAGCGATGGCGATGATGACGCTGGCATTCATGATATCGTCCAGATACGCCAGAAGTCGGTGCAGTCCGGCGACGCCAACATCATACAGCCGTATCACCTCGTTGCCCAGAACCTCCGCTGTCAAAGCGGCCTCTTCGGCCACAGGAATGTCGCTGGTGCCGCCGGTGGCTACGACGATTTTTCCAATCCCATCAGGCTTGGGCAGATCGCCGATGATGCCGATCCGCGCCTCGGCATGATAGGTCAGCGCGTAAGTCTTTTCTATCTCCGCTGCAGAAGCCTTATCCAGCCGAGTAATTAGTGTAGTATTCTGGTTATTTTTTCGCATGATGTCTGTAATGCCGACGATTTGCTCCGGCGACTTTCCTGCTCCGTAAATAACCTCGCCGACACCCTGACGGAGCGCTCTGTGCAGATCGACCTTGGCATAGCCTATATCCTCAAAGGGAACTAGCTTCAGCTTAAAAACGGCCTCTTCCACAGACAAACTACCATTTTTAACATCCTCCAGTATTTGTTTGATGGAAGTATTCATGCTCTCACCTCCAAGTCCAGCAATACGTCATCATAGTACTTATTCAGTTCTTTAACGATAGCGGCACGGTTCTCCAGCAACTTATCAAACTGAACGGACGGAAGTTGAATTTTTGCTGCCGCGCCTAGCATACGTATGCGAAAATCCGTGAAGCCCAAGGAAAACAAAAAATTCTCAGCCATTTCGGTCTGCTCCAGCTTCTCCTTTGTGATTTTCTCCCCCGTAGGAATCCTGGTCGCAAGGCAGGCATAAGCGGGCTTGTCCCATGTGAACAGCTCCGCATCCTTAGACAGCCGCCGGATATCGTTTTTGGTCAGGCCACATTCCCGCAACGGCGAGAAAACAGATAGCTCACGCAACGCACGCATTCCCGGTCTATCGCCCGCTTCGTCGGAAGCGTTTGTGCCGTCAATAAGCGTCGTATAACCATCCGTCAAAGCGTGCTTTGCTATCGTGCTGAAAATTAACCGTTTACAATAATAACAGCGATCTGATGGGTTTGCCGCAACATCTGGAAGCGATAGAACATCGGCCTCTATGACACTCATATCTGCGTTCAATTGTGTCACCAGTTTTTTTGCGTCGTTCATTTCAAACTGAGGCTGGAAGGCAGATTTAACATAATACGCCCGCACCTTCGCGCCGCTGCTTATCGCCGCATAAAGCAGATATGTTGAATCCACACCTCCGGAAAAGGCGACCGCCACCCGATCATGCGCCTGAAAGAATGTCAATAGTTCCATAAGTTCACCTCCTCTATACAAACAGTGTATTTGTTGAATATTTTCTCTTTTTAAGAAAAGCGGTTCTCCCGATAGACAGCAGAACCGCTCTCTAGTTGTCTATTTTTATTTTTTTTTGAAAAGCGCGACTTTGACAACGCCTTTCGGGTCTTTGATAAGCACAATAGCCAGCCAGATAATTAGACCGAGCGCTACAACTGACAGACCGAGATAGAAATCGTTGAGCATATCCACTGGCGCGGGCATAAAATACTCGGCTTGTAGCTCGGCATATTCAAAGATCGCATCGACTAGCCACATGATAGAAGCGCCCCAGTACATCCAGCAGAGGATGCCGACATTCATTTCGTTCTTCGGAGCGTTTTTATACCAGATAATTGTGCAGATGATTGCCGCGAATACGGTGGTAAGCAGTGTCATACAGACCCCTCTATTCCAGCGACAGGTTGAGCTTTCAGTGCCCGTTTCTCAATGACACTTGAAACGACCAGTATACCAATCCAAACCGCTGTCACAAGGACAGCCATCGCGACGCCCGCAGTGGACATCTCATGCAGCATCTCCGCCGCATCCGATGGATTGCCTGCAGCTGTTATAAATGGGAACCACGGTACTACTTCACCGTGCCACACATGCTCGAAGGCCAGCAGAACAGAGCCGCCCCAGAGCAGATTGGTGAGCCATTTCAACTTTCTGGAAAATGGGATTTCAGTCTCCATTTCAAATCCACCAGTTTCGGTCGCAATCTTCAGAGCTTCAAGCTCTTTTTCCTTCGACTGCATTACCTTTGTTGCAACCGTCGTTACGATGGCTTCGGCTGCGGGAATAAGAAAACATGCCATAAATATCTCCTCCTTGTTTTTTTTATCCGATGTTACTCAGCGCTAAATGCACTATTGCTATAAAACCGTAAAAGAGAACAACAAAAAAAGGTATACGGATTCTCTTCAGAAAAACCATATACCTTCATAGTATACATATCGTGCGGAACAATATCGGATTATCGTTGAAGCGCTTCAGCGCTTTCTGCTTGGCTTCATACCAATCTTAAATAATTATATAGGATAATTATGAGTTTTGCAAGTTGTTTTCACTTGCACTCAACTTGATTTTCCGATTTCTTCGATTGCATTCTGAATAAGACGACTGACCCCCAATTCAGGAACTCCGACGACGATGTTGTCGCAATGGTTAACAGGAATAAGTATGCGCTTTGCAGTGCTTTGACCAACTGCCAAAGCCATTGCCGGTGTCACTTCACCTAAAAGCGAGTCAACAATGACAATCCCGATGGGGCCTACAATTATATCCGCCTTTCGGCAACCTACTATAACGGCATTTTCGCCAGTAGCCGCATTATCCGCACCAGCTTTTAACATAGCTGATGTGGCAGCACTATTTGTACCAACCGCTGTGATAACTGCGCTAGGAATACTTCGCTTAATTGCGGTAACAAGCTGTTTTCCAATTCCACCACCTTGTGCATCGATTATTAATATATTCATTTGAGTACATCTCCGAGCATTTGTTTTTTTATTGATTGCTGCACGCTTCTTTTGCTCTTTATTCTTTTACTCTTTTGCTGCCTGCTGCACGCCAAAAAGCAGTAGCAAGTGGAAGGTAGCAAGATGCAAGTAAAAAAACGAAAAACGAAAAATACAACATACCAAATCGTTCAATACAAATAAATTGCCAATTGTTCTTATATTTTATCTTTCTTCTTTTATCTTTCCACTTTCTACTTTCTACTTTCTGCTGTCTTATTACATCATTCCAGGCATTCCGCCCATTCCACCCTGCATTCCGCCCATTGAAGATTCAGGTTCAGGAATATCTACAACAGCCGCTTCGGTTGTAAGGAAAAGCGCCGAAATGGAAGCCGCATTTTGAAGCGCCGAACGTGTAACCTTTGTAGGATCTACGATGCCGGCTTTGAGCATGTCTACATACTCGCCCTTCAAAGCATCAAAGCCCATTCCCGGTTCGCTTGCTTTAAGCTTTTCAACAACCACAGAACCTTCAAGCCCTGCATTTGCAACTATTTGTCTTACAGGCTCCTCAAGTGCGCGCTTAATAATCATGGCACCTGTTTTTTCATCGCCTTCAAGACCTTCGATAAGTTTCTCGATTTTTGGAATGATATTGATAAAAGCAGTTCCTCCACCGGGAACTATTCCCTCTTCTACTGCCGCACGAGTTGCGTTCAAAGCATCTTCTATCCTGAGTTTTCTTTCCTTCATCTCAGATTCTGTAGCCGCTCCAACTTGTATTACAGCAACTCCACCGGACAGCTTGGCAAGTCTTTCTTGAAGCTTCTCTATGTCAAAGTCCGAAGTGCTTTCTTCTATTTGAGCTTTGATTTGGTTGATTCTATCCTTGATTTCTTGCTCTTTTCCGGCTCCATCTATGATGGTAGTGTTTTCCCTGGATACCTTAATCGTATTTGCGGTTCCAAGCATTTCAAGAGTAGCTTCCTTCAATTCCAAGCCAACCTCTTCGGAAATAACTGTTCCACCTGTAAGAGTAGCTATGTCAGCAAGCATTGCCTTTCTTCTGTCTCCGAATCCCGGAGCCTTTACTGCAACCGCTTCGAATGTTCCTCTAAGTTTGTTGACAACCAAAGTAGCAAGAGCTTCGCCTTCGATGTCTTCAGCTATAATCAACAACTTCTTGCCCTGCTGCACTATCTTTTCAAGAATAGGGAGAATCTCCTGAATATTGCTAATCTTTTTGTCTGTTATTAGAATGTAAGGATTACTTAGTACCGCTTCCATTTTATCGGTATCTGTTACCATGTATGGCGAAAGGTATCCTCTGTCGAATTGCATTCCCTCAACTACTTCAAGGTGAGTGCCCATGGTCTTGCCTTCTTCAACGGTTATGACTCCGTCCTTGCCGACCTTGTCCATTGCATCCGCGATGAGGCTGCCAATATTTTCATCAGAAGCTGATATCGAAGCAACCTGTGCTATAGCTTCCTTGTTTTCAATCATCTTTGAATTGCCTTTTATTTCTTCAACTGCCAATTCAACAGCCTTCTCGATGCCTTTTTTAAGAATCATCGGGTTCGCGCCTGCTGCAACATTTCTGAGTCCTTCTCTAATTATTGCTTGAGCCAAAATGGTAGCTGTTGTAGTTCCGTCGCCGGCAACATCGTTTGTTTTAGTTGCAACTTCCTTTACAAGCTGGGCTCCCATGTTTTCGTACGCGTCTTCAAACTCGATTTCCCTTGCAATTGTAACACCGTCATTGGTTATTAGCGGGGATCCGAACTTCTTGTCAAGAATTACATTTCTTCCTTTAGGTCCAAGTGTCACTTTGACCGTGTTAGCCAGTTTATTTACGCCTTCTTCAAGCTTTTTTCTGGCGTCTTCACCAAATTTAATTTCTTTAGCCATTTTATTCCCTCCGTATTATCGTTTAGTCTATTCTACTATTGCAAGAATATCGCTCTGCTTTACAATCGTATACTCTTCGCCGTCATATTTAACCTCAGTGCCAGAATACTTTGAAAAGATAACCGTATCACCAACAGCAACCTGCATTTCCACTTCATTGCCTTCAACCATTCCACCCGGTCCTACTGCCACTACCTCAGCCATCTGCGGTTGTTCCTTGGCTTGGCCCGGAAGTACGATTCCGCTCTTTGTCTTCTCAATGGCATCCACCTTCTTTATTACGACTCTGTCCCCTAATGGTTTGATGTTCACTAAAAGCCCTCCTTTTATGTTCTATTATTTGTTTGTTTGATTATTAGCACTCTCTTTTGTTGAGTGCTAACCCAACTACTACTTTAATACAAATATCAAAAAAATACAACTCATTTGACAAATTATTTAAATATTTATTAACGAAAAACGAAAAGCGACCCCAATTGAAAACAATTCAATAGAGGCCGCTTTTCACAACAAAATAAATGAGAGGCATGAAAATGGCCGGAATCATGTTTCCAACCCTTATCTTTTTGAAATCAAGCA includes the following:
- the larC gene encoding nickel pincer cofactor biosynthesis protein LarC; translated protein: MKALYFDCGMGAAGDMLTAALLELLPDQEAFLAELNGLGIPGVEVKKELSIKCGITGTHVTVTVDGEEEEAGDLHGHEHHHDHDQEHEHTHDQEHEHALNAGQSHHHSGMHEIECIIKDLKLSLKVRADVLAVYAMIAEAESHAHGVPVSDIHFHEVGTMDAIADITAVCLLMEKLAPKQVIVSPVHVGSGHVRCAHGILPVPAPATAYILRDVPIYGGGIKGELCTPTGAALLKYFATSFGDMPVIKTKTIGYGMGKKDFEAANCVRALLGETADQCDRVLELNCNVDDMTAEEIGFAMGRLFDAGALEVFTVPVGMKKSRPGTLIRILCREQDKETVVRAVFKYTTTIGIREVVCNRYELERSITPLQTPYGVVRRKDSVGYGVSRFKYEYDDLSRIAKEKDVSITEVIRMIEEQ
- the guaA gene encoding glutamine-hydrolyzing GMP synthase, which produces MLMERDLILVIDFGGQYNQLIARRVRETNVYCEVMSYKTSIEVIKERNPKGIIFTGGPASVYEEGAPSISREIFELGIPVLGICYGGQLMAQTFGGKVSKARQREYGKVKIEILEQDDFFWEIESGSIGWMSHTDFVEKTPEGFTVTAKTDNCPVAAMKNEAKKLYGVQFHPEVEHTAFGRKLIKNFLYEICGCTGDWNMKDFIEKSIKEIKEKVGKKRVLCALSGGVDSSVAAVLVQRAIGDQLTCVFVDHGLLRKDEGDQVEQVFRDTYHMKLIRVNAQDRFLGKLKGVSDPEKKRKIIGEEFIRVFEEESEKLGKMEYLLQGTVYPDVIESGTDTAEVIKSHHNVGGLPDDVDFEIIEPLRQLFKDEVRRVGEGLMIPDEIVWRQPFPGPGLAIRILGEITDEKIEIVSESDAILREEIKKAGLERHIWQYFTVLPNIKSVGVMGDGRTYVHTVGIRAVTSTDGMTSDWARIPYDVLEKISNRIVNEVDGVNRIVYDITSKPPSTIEWE
- the larB gene encoding nickel pincer cofactor biosynthesis protein LarB; this translates as MNTSIKQILEDVKNGSLSVEEAVFKLKLVPFEDIGYAKVDLHRALRQGVGEVIYGAGKSPEQIVGITDIMRKNNQNTTLITRLDKASAAEIEKTYALTYHAEARIGIIGDLPKPDGIGKIVVATGGTSDIPVAEEAALTAEVLGNEVIRLYDVGVAGLHRLLAYLDDIMNASVIIAIAGMEGALASVIGGLADCPVIAVPTSVGYGASFGGISALLSMLNSCASGVSVVNIDNGFGAGYMASMINHMEAKVK
- the guaB gene encoding IMP dehydrogenase, encoding MEEKFLKEGLTFDDVLLVPQKSEVLPGQVDLKTQLTKSIKLNIPLMSAGMDTVTEAKMAISMAREGGIGIIHKNMSIEAQAMEVDKVKRSEHGVITDPFYLSPNHKLEDALELMSRYHISGVPITDEKNILVGILTNRDVRFENDPEVVIKDVMTKDRLITAKEGTSMKEAENILKKWKIEKLPIVDETGHLKGLITIKDIEKAIKYPNRATDESGRLLCGAAVGVTGNVMERVEALVKAGVDVIVVDTAHGHSKGVFDATKQIKRTFPELQLIVGNVATAEATESLIEAGADAVKVGIGPGSICTTRVIAGIGVPQITAIYDCAKAAAKYGIPIIADGGIKFSGDIVKAIAAGAQVCMMGSLFAGTEESPGETVLYRGRRFKAYRGMGSLAAMKAGSKDRYFQENAKKFVPEGIEGRVPFKGYLGEIVFQLIGGLKSGMGYCGTPSIQDLINDGKFIRITGAGLKESHPHDVYIVKEAPNYSVSVDE
- the pap gene encoding polyphosphate:AMP phosphotransferase, which gives rise to MFEKIELNKDLSKSEYKEAEKTYESRIGAIQRRLKEKNIPVIVVFEGWDAAGKGSLINQMILPMDPRGFSVHTIGDPQCDELRMPYLQRFWKKIPTRGVLAVFDKSWYHRTFEERINKSIDSRKLVEAYGEIRSFERQLTDDGYVVIKLFIHISKEEQKKRFKKLESKEATSWRVTKKDWKQNNNYDEYLKAVEETIRETDNEYAQWTIIEGTNRRFAAAKMYFTVLKVLEKRLALAEAPKEEAAPNNEKNIYPMAEMNASILKSVDLTVSLEKKEYKKQRREKQKRISELGYEIYRRKIPVVLAYEGWDAAGKGGNIKRLTRRLDPRGYEVIPVSAPNENERGHHYLWRFWNEMPKTGHIAIFDRSWYGRVLVERVEGLCSREEWKRSFKEINEMEENLANAGTVIRKFWLEIDKEEQLRRFEERQSDPLKSWKITEDDWKNRKKWDEYSEAVDEMLLRTSTSFAPWVIIESVDKYYARIKVLDETIKAIESKL